A segment of the Notolabrus celidotus isolate fNotCel1 unplaced genomic scaffold, fNotCel1.pri scaffold_601_arrow_ctg1, whole genome shotgun sequence genome:
gaaatattttttaaaatcaccttttgttcattttttgcaACTAAATTTATGAACCATAAAGACAGaaccttgtttttttgcaccaggccttaaaaagtaacatttaacacagagtCTAATGGGGTCTGACTCACTTCTGGagtctgcctcaagtggacactcgaggtacTGCAGGTTTTTTGCTTCAGCATgagctttatttttcaacacaagaaggaggaggaacaaAATGATGATGGAGGAAAACAGGATAAAGGTAGGGTGGGGGAAACTAGGGATGAAgttgaaggaaaggaggaagggagaaagagaggaagcaagGTAGGGAAAGTGAGGGAGAAAGGTAGTAATGTAGGAAAGAACTTTTACTGCTGGCTGCAGGGttggctgtgattggctgagagaGCTGTCAATCCACACCAGACGCTTAATCATCCTCCAAGACCTTCAGTGACTTGGTACCCTCTGAGAGAAGTTTCCAGACTTCAGttcttttgtttctgtgaaTCCTCTTCTGGTTTGAGAGCAGCTTGTCCTCTGTGTCACACTCACATCTCCTCACTTTGTTGGCGGGACATCCTGAGTTTAAAGGACTTGGCTCTTAACAGCTCGTTTGGGTCAGATTTAACACCTCCCTGTAGATGTCCCTGTCTTTAatttgtgttctctctctctctctctctctctctctctctctctctctttctctctctctggggtTTAATTTGTAATGAAGCCTCTTTTCTCGCCCTCTGAGGAGCTTTCCTCTGAATGCATTTCAGCTCAGACAAACTGGACTGGATCTGACTCTGGATTTGGCCCAGAGGAGTCCCCCACATGGCACCGCGAGTGGAAGCCATCCGAGCAGGAGGCAGCCGAGCGCGGGGCTCCGACAGCAGCGCCTCCGAGCCAGGCTGATCCTCCGCACTGGAAGACATCCATCCTGATCCTAAATTGTTTTCATTGCTCTCAGCCCGGAGCTGAATGTGACAGCAGGCATAATGAGGTctgcagggaggaagaggaggaggaggaggaggaggaggaggaggagggatacAGACGGCTGGCTGCGCCCTtcacacctctcctcctcctcctctacctcgTCTGTCTCGTCTTCATGATCTGCTGAATCTACCTGAAGGCGCTGCGTGCATCACTGTTTGTTGAACACATGTTGATGCCTATCTCAGCTTCAGGCTGCCCCAAAATATGTTTCCTTTATGAtatcaaaacatcctctgtGTGGTTCAGCCTTCTGATCTAACATGCTGACTGAATGtttctgccacagtgtcaacaggccgAGGTGAAACGCATCAAAAGGACACAAATCTATCAGCTTCACCTCGTGTTATCTTTTATAAACTGCAGACATTTATAGTAATACTGGCAGCATGTGACATCCTGCAGCTCTCAAACATCCCCCCTGGAGCTCCTCACCTCCTTCTCGTCTGCAGGGTCTCCCTCGGTCAGCGGGGCGTACAGGATCATGTACCCAGAAGCCCCGGTGGCCGTCCTCCATCGGACCCTCATGGTGCTGTGAGTGATATCGAACAGCTCCAGGTTATTCACCATCGGAAGGGCCACTGAGGGATAGagatataaacataaacataaacataaatataaaaacaaacgcaaa
Coding sequences within it:
- the LOC117809925 gene encoding collagen alpha-1(XIV) chain-like yields the protein VVQGTVSSVELNYLNSVTEYQVAVFAIYRSSASEGLRGSATTLALPMVNNLELFDITHSTMRVRWRTATGASGYMILYAPLTEGDPADEKELRAESNENNLGSGWMSSSAEDQPGSEALLSEPRARLPPARMASTRGAMWGTPLGQIQSQIQSSLSELKCIQRKAPQR